One genomic region from Apodemus sylvaticus chromosome 1, mApoSyl1.1, whole genome shotgun sequence encodes:
- the Lypd3 gene encoding ly6/PLAUR domain-containing protein 3: MDAAKRGDTQPVMWTTRWLLLLPLLLCEGTQALECYSCVQKADDGCSPHRMKTVKCGPGVDVCTEAVGAVETIHGQFSVAVRGCGSGIPGKNDRGLDLHGLLAFFQLQQCGEDRCNAKLNLTLRGLNPAGNESAYKPNGAECYSCVGLSREKCQGTMPPVVDCYNASGRVYKGCFDGNVTLTAANVTVSLPVRGCVQDETCTRDGVTGPGFTLSGSCCQGSRCNSDLRNKTYFSPRIPPLVLLPPPTTPAPSTRAQNSSGMTSPPAPTATTSTIKPTTAQASHTSPPQEAELEVIQEEGSRMTGGAVEHQDRSNMGTYPGKGGAQIPANGGSGALGSWLSAVLLTVVAGALL; this comes from the exons ATGGATGCTGCCAAGAGAGGAGATACACAACCAGTGATGTGGACCACCAGATGGCTGCTGCTGCTACCGCTACTGCTGTGTGAAG GAACACAAGCCCTGGAGTGTTACAGCTGCGTACAGAAGGCGGATGACGGATGCTCTCCGCACAGGATGAAGACAGTCAAATGCGGTCCTGGAGTGGACGTCTGTACCGAGGCCGTGGGGGCGGTGGAGACCA TCCACGGGCAATTCTCTGTGGCGGTGCGGGGCTGCGGTTCCGGAATCCCCGGCAAGAACGACCGCGGACTGGACCTGCACGGGCTCCTGGCCTTCTTTCAGCTACAGCAGTGCGGCGAGGACCGATGCAACGCCAAACTCAACCTCACTTTACGAGGCCTCAACCCTGCAG GCAATGAGAGTGCATATAAGCCTAACGGCGCAGAGTGCTACAGCTGTGTGGGGCTGAGCCGCGAGAAATGCCAGGGCACCATGCCGCCGGTCGTGGACTGCTACAACGCCAGTGGCCGTGTCTACAAGGGCTGCTTCGATGGTAACGTCACTTTGACGGCAG CCAATGTGACCGTGTCCTTACCTGTCCGAGGCTGCGTCCAGGACGAGACCTGCACCCGGGATGGGGTGACGGGTCCAGGATTCACACTCAGCGGCTCCTGCTGTCAGGGCTCCCGCTGTAACTCTGACCTTCGCAACAAGACCTATTTCTCCCCTCGAATCCCACCCCTAGTCCTGCTGCCCCCTCCAACCACCCCAGCCCCATCCACTCGGGCCCAGAACTCCTCCGGCATGACCTCTCCACCAGCCCCAACCGCGACCACCTCTACCATCAAGCCCACCACCGCCCAAGCCAGCCACACTTCTCCTCCACAGGAAGCCGAACTCGAAGTCATACAGGAGGAGGGGTCTCGGATGACTGGAGGTGCTGTGGAGCACCAAGACCGTAGCAATATGGGGACCTATCCGGGAAAAGGTGGGGCCCAAATCCCAGCTAACGGAGGCTCTGGCGCTCTGGGGTCCTGGTTGTCAGCAGTTCTGTTGACTGTGGTTGCTGGCGCGTTGCTGTGA